From the genome of Tenrec ecaudatus isolate mTenEca1 chromosome 1, mTenEca1.hap1, whole genome shotgun sequence:
CACTGCTTTGTTCTGTTCTgcctagggtcactttgagttgacaGTGACTGAAGGGACAACAGCAATAGTAACGCATACTCCTGGTCTTTGAGGAAGAGGGAATCAGTCACCATGAATCACTTCCTTCCAGGAGACTAACTCCCTAAGGATTTGCAAAGTAATTTGACTAATGAGGACCTTTGGAAATTGAGCCCATACGAGCCACAGAGACTACTGGTAGTCCGGCTGTGACCTCTCATATAAGAACCCTACTGAGGCCAGTAAGCAGCACACCGGAGCTGCTTTCCAGTGACAATCACTTTACACAGGAAGCTCTTTTTATCTGTTTTCTGCGCTTCCTCAATAGTGTTTCCATTTTTATCATCCAATCTCCTAGGAAGAACTGAATGTCATTCTTTAGTGCAGACACCCAGGTAATCTCAAGTCCCCTAGTTTATGACTTGAAAACAGGAAGATATTTGTGTCCTTTGGCCTATGTGGGGGCACCAGTGGGGTGAGTAGGGAGAAAAACAGacttttctactcctttaaagaattacagtttcagaaacccacaggagcagttctaccctgtcctatagagtctctatgtGTCAGAATAAGTAAGTACTCTCTTGGTTCAGTGCTCAGCTGATGGCCAAAAGGTCAATCATTGGAATCTTCCAGCTTCTCTATAAGAAAAGGATTGGCAGTCTGTTTACAGGAAGGTGTATATCCTGGGCAAgtccattgggcaaatctactttATCCTGTAGTGTTTTTTTCTGAATCAGAACTTGATTAGTTGgcattgggtttgttttttctggTATTGAAGTGAGTTATGGAAAAGTGGAGGAGAGTGGAGTCATCTGTGAGGTCCTTAATTAATTGTTCACCAACTTCTTAATGTTTTCTTATACTTTTGTTGCAATACTTGAGCAGCGTTCTTCCTGCTCATTCCTTACTGCGACCTTAAAGTTCCAAGGACTTCTTCCATCCTCAGAAGATATTGTCACTGATCATATTTTATGAATGTTTTAGAATTccctacattttaaaattttagtttGCAAGGGTTATGGGCATGTCATCGGCCTCTCCTTATATTCAAGTATCTAGTTTCTGACACCCGTTAGTAGCTTCCCCTTCTAAACTTCAGTTTTGATCCAATTATAGGGCTCCCAGGTCTTGGGGAGAAAGTAGTAGTCAGATAGAACCCGTAAACTATACCTCCAGTCTATCAGTGTTCTATAAATATTGTAAGGGCAACATAGCACAGAATAATGGGACAAATGTCTATGTATCCGTGCTTCCAGAATTTAtaaatgttgcattttgcattagATATCTTTAGATGAATTGGTCCCTAAAAGTTTTAGTCCATTTCAACATTTTTAGTGAATCTATGTTTATGTTAAATAACACAATTCTTATGAAAAACAAGTCTTAACATGTATATTCCTCTCTAGCTTCTTTGCTTCAATTCTGAGGCAGCCAAAGTATTTTTGTGTCCTCTGGAGTATTTTAAACTGTGTCTGTGTGCGCCAGAATATAAATTCTcctcaattggacaaataagtaaaTTGTGATGTAATCTAAGAGAAGAATCTTATGACGGCGAGAGTCAATGAACCAAAGCAAAGTATATCAATTGATAAATAATGTGTATGTGTTGGGAGAAAACGTTTTTCAAATATATTATTCTTAAGAAACTATGACTATATGAAAGCtatcaaaagtaaaacaaaaacattttatggACAGAATCACAATAAATGTATTAAAAGCATGGGGGATTGATGCATATAGGTTTTCTGTTGAACTTAACTTCAGGGCGAGGGAGAAATGTTGAGAATATACAAAACTAAACTCTTTCAAATAAGTATGCACTATTTTTAAGTTATTAAATGGAAtcataactatattttaaaaattatatcgtgttatattttttgttgttagtttACACAGGGGTTTAGACTCCTGTTCAACTAATTTATGCAAATTGTTTGGTGAATTTGGTTTTAATTAATGGTCTGAGAGGTGGAAAACCAGATTTTTGAACCATTTGCCTTTACTTCTAATTATGCTTGAAAAGTTTTACCATAAAAATGTAAATTCATATCTTTATAATTTTCAGACTTATTTAAATATTCCTTTACTATACAGGTGCCATTCTAGACAAATTAGCTTTTTTTCCTTTGAGTTTTCAGTATTTGTGCTGATGCATTTAGTTCTAGTTTATTCATTTTAGTGGCTTTAGATCTTTTAAGAAGTCCAATTACAAATGAGCATTGCTATTATTCATATTCATTTGGGATCTTTCTTCCCCGTGCTTTTTACATAAGCAAGGGTCCCAGTGGAATTTTAGCTTCTCTAGCTATTCCAACATAAAATTTACAGTAACTTGCTACTGATATTCTCTCTCTTTACTTTTTCCTTATTTGGTCCCACTAGTATTTTTTTCTAAATTGAATCATCATGCTGTTTCCAAATCATAACACCTAGATGATGCTTTATATTGCACACCATGCTTGATGcttttttctatttattattcatccttgtacaATTTCTATAAGGCTTTATGATGACTCTCATTGTATAATGTGGTGATAGAAACTTCTCAAAGAGTTGTAAAAATGTCCTTGTTCACTAAACTCGTGCTAGCTACTGGTTAAACGTAGGTGTGTCTAAATCCAAACCTTATACCAATTGACAGATTCTGTTATAGTTGCTCATGCCTTGTGCTGGAGATTCAGACTCTCCTGCCAAGCATCCTGTCCAGATGCCTGTGTTGGAGGAGTAGAGTTTGTGTATACAGGTCCATCAAGCTAAACAAGAAAGGGATCTAATGACTTTTCAAACCTTGAGAGAAATACTGTCACAAACCTTGTTATAACACATGGAGTGATGGACTGATCAGTCAGCTGCTACTTGATTTTAGGGATTTCCAGGACTCTCAGAACATAAGGGCTAGGACTTTCCTGGAGTTGATCTTGGCACACAACTTTGGGACACTCACAAGAGCCAATAATCAGCGTGACCTTGACAAAGTGTTGATGGGGCGcaagtgaaagaaaagaaaaggagagctAAGCTTCCATAATTAACTTGCAAGATTTCTTTTTCTAACACCTGATAATTATATAGCAGAAATGATTAATCAAAACATGAAAGAGTTACAGGAATGGGCGAAATTGCTGAGCAGCATATTCTGCCATGCAACATGAGAAAGAAATGGAACAATAATCTGGAAAGAAAAGATTGTTAATAGGGATTAATTATAACTCCTATTCCAACTAAAGGATTCCTGGTAGTACTGAGAGTAAGGCAggtggctgttaactgaaaggtcagtagttcagagaaAAATGTAACAGTCTTCTTCCACAGAAATACATCCCTACAAACTCTATGGGCTGCATTGCTAGAGCAGTGCTTTCTATTTTGGTTCAATTGCATTTCAAATTATATTGTTTCCTTTTTTGAATTTACATGTAAAAAATGTGAGTAGCAGTAAACAGAAGTGCATGGACATGGGTTTATTTCATACAGTATTGTGGCGGGGAATGAAAGAATTTCTAACATTAAATTCCCCTTATTGTATTAAAGTATCATGATAAATTGAAGTACCTATATACTTAAGATGCTAAGCAATTTACATTGGTTCAAAAACTTAAGTTCTCTAGTGGTTGTGTTATATGCCAAATCACACTGTCctgacaagacagggtagaactgcccctgagtttcaGAGACTTTTAACTCTTTCTGTGGGTGTAGAAAGCCATATGTTTTCCCCAAGGAATGGTTAGTggtcttgaacttccaaccttgaggattgcagctgAATGCTTAGGACGACACCGCTAGGTAGTCCTTGTACAACCGGTAGATTTGCTTTCTTGTTGttaactgccactgagtcattccCTACTGATAGCAACCCgacaaacaacagaatgaaacactggcagtTTCTAACCCAACTGCTCAATGATCATTACGTTCCAGTCCAATGTTACAaagactgtcaatccatctccctgatgTTCTCCCTCTTTTAAAAAACtgatcctctaccaagcatgatattctagtccagggactgtctctcccCATGACATATACAATTTACATGAGACAAATACTTGCCAATCTCCATTCCAAGGATCGCTCTGGCTATTCTTGTTTTACGACAGATTTATTCCTTCTTACGGTAGTTCATCCATTTTATATTTGATGATATTCACTGACAACACCAGAATTTGAAAGCACCAAATCTTCCATTGTCCTTATTTAGAGACTAGAAGAACTTCACAATCATGAAAAGTACTTGGGTCTTTAGGTTGAAGATTTGGGGAACCGAAGAGAGGGAGAACAGATAGTAAATGAGGGCCAGAAGAGCGCAATCATGGAATAGTCaggtggagagagagaaaggatgaggaaggagagaaagaaagagggagaagGACAGGGGAAAAGAGAAGACAGTGTACTATTCATGAAAATTTTATTAAACTGAGCAATCCTTATAGATCTGATATCTCTCCTATCACTTCCGTCATCAGATTCATCAACATCATGACTTCAGGAAACCAAAGTGGTGTAGCAGGATTCTTCCTCACGGGTCTCTCTGGGGATTCAGAAATGCAACCTCTCATTTTTGGATTATTCCTGACCATATATTTGGTCACCGTGCTTGGAAACTTGCTCATTATCCTGATCATCAACTCAGACTCCCATCtccacacccccatgtacttcttcctttcCAACCTGTCCTTCACTGACATCTGTTTCAGCACCACCACGGTTCCcaagatgctcatgaacatcCAAACACAGAGCAAATTCATCAGCTACACAGGCTGTCTAACCCAGGTTTGCCTCATCCTGATGTTTGCAGGCCTGGAGAATTTTCTACTTGCAGCAATGGCCTATGACCGTTATGTGGCTATTTGTCACCCACTGAGGTACACCATCATCATGAACCCTCGCCTTTGTGGTTTGCTGATTTTACTCTCCTTGCTCGTTAGCATGGTAGATGCCCTGCTGCACAGTCTGATGGTGCTGCGACTGTCCTTCTGCATAGACCTGGAAATCCCCCACTTCTTCTGTGAACTCGCTCAGGTGATTAAACTTTCCTGCTCCAATACACTCATCAATAACATCCTAGTGTATTTGATAACCACTATACTCGGTGGTGTTCCTCTCCTTGGGATTATTTTCTCTTACATTAAAATTGTCTCTTCCATCCTGAGAATGCCATCAGCTGGGGGGATGTATAAAgctttctccacctgtgggtctcacCTCTCAGTTGTTTTCTTATTCTATGGGACAGCCTTTGGAGTGTACATTAGTTCTGCAGTGACTCACTCTTCCAAGAACATAGCAATAACCTCAGTGATGTACACTGTGGTCCCTCCCATGATGAACCCATTTATCTACAGCCTGAGGAACAGGGACATGAAGGAGGCCTTGAAGAAGCTCCTCTGGAGAGACTCTTCTTTTTCATGATTCTATCATtttccttaggcttgggcttctGGTCAAAGTGAGCAAATACTAAGAGATTCCCTAGGATGTTACACGTTTTCTAGTAAGATGTGTGTAGTTTTCCATTTTGATAATATAATATGCTTATTAATTAAAACACATACATGTTTACATTGCTTATGTTTCTTACTTGTGACTTTTTACTTTCTTAACAAACGACTTTAAAGCATTTATTGTTATTTTGATAAGCACATCAGTAACAAAATATTTGCCATGTCAACATTTCCATATGTTCTGTGACAGTAACTACATTCTCTAGGCAGCAGCGATCTCCACTGTCCATTTTCAGTTTTTCCCTAATGCCTAATACAGTGTGCTCTACACTGTGACAGtcctcttcctttctcctcctCACTGCTCCTGTTAACTACGAAGGAGCTTATGTTTCTATATACTGGACTGTTCTATGAATCTCTTATCACTGACGTCATATAAAATGTTTTCAAGGTCCATGGATGTTGTAACATGTATCAGGACTTTATGTTGTAGTATGAATCAggactttattatctttgtagcCGAGTAGTCTTTTATTGTATGCATggcttttgtttatccattcatctgttaaaGCATATTTAACCAGTTTCTGTCTTTTAGCTACTGTGACTAGTGTTG
Proteins encoded in this window:
- the LOC142430869 gene encoding olfactory receptor 7G3-like, which codes for MTSGNQSGVAGFFLTGLSGDSEMQPLIFGLFLTIYLVTVLGNLLIILIINSDSHLHTPMYFFLSNLSFTDICFSTTTVPKMLMNIQTQSKFISYTGCLTQVCLILMFAGLENFLLAAMAYDRYVAICHPLRYTIIMNPRLCGLLILLSLLVSMVDALLHSLMVLRLSFCIDLEIPHFFCELAQVIKLSCSNTLINNILVYLITTILGGVPLLGIIFSYIKIVSSILRMPSAGGMYKAFSTCGSHLSVVFLFYGTAFGVYISSAVTHSSKNIAITSVMYTVVPPMMNPFIYSLRNRDMKEALKKLLWRDSSFS